CCCTGGAGAGCCGCTGAAAGCGGGCGTGCCGGAAGCGGGCGCGGTGGGCGGCGGGGTCGGTGAGGTGGCCGGCGGGGCGAAGGCGTCCGGCGGGTAGGTGCCCGGGGCGTACCCCGAAGGCATCGGCCCCGACTGGGGCGGCCCGTAAGCGGACGGCGGGCCGTAAGCCGGCGGTGTGGCCCGGGTCCGCAGGTCGCACACCGGGACCTCGGCCCCGAAGGCCGGCGCCAGCGGCACCACCGCGCCCTGCGCCGCCGCCTCCGCGCCCTCCCGGACCGCCGCGTGGACCGCCTCGCGCAGCGCCCGCGCCCGCTCGGTGCGCAGCATCCGGCCGATCGGCACGCACCTGCCGAACATGCCGCCGGCCAGGTCTTTCAGGAAGTGCCCGAGCAGCGTGGCGCCGCGCCCGCCGCGCCACGTGGTCCAGCCGAGATAGAGGCTGCTGCCGTAGGGGAAGACCGTGACGTTCACCCGGTAGGCGCGATCGGTGATCTCCAGGCGGTTGTTCAGCACCTCCGGGGCGAGCAGGTCGCTGCGGACCCGGACCGCGTTCGCCGCCACCGGGATACCGCGCCGGCGCAGGGTGCCGTAGATCGCCGCGTACGCCGAGTCGGCACCCTGCCACCGGTCCTCAAGCAGCGTCTTCCACTCGGCGATCGGCTCGTCGACCCGGGCCGCCAGCAGCACCGTCCAGAAGAGGAGGAAGGCGAGCATCGACCCGGCCGAGAACAATCCGTCCCCCGGCGTGCCGGAATCGAACACGCTCGGCTCGGAGGCGGCGAAGACCAGCAGCGCCAGGAAGGAGAAGACCGCCCAGACGACGAACGCCGGTACGGCCGCCAGCAGCCAGAGCCGGAGCAGCGTCCCGGCCGGCACCGACTCGTCCAGCGCGATCTCCACCGGGGTGTGCCGCAGCCCCTGCATCCGATAGGCGACGTCACCGTTGCCCGGGCCGAGAGCCGGCATGCTCATAACTCCTCCATGAGTCGGGAATCAGGTGAGGGCGACCTGGATGCCGTTCGGTGTCGCCTGGGCGCTCCCGTAGATCCGGAAGGTGCTGTCGCCGCTCTGGGACTTGTGGGCGCCCTGGTAATCGGTGTAGGTCGCGCTCCAGTGCACCCGGCCGGTGCCGTCGTCGGCCAGCTGCACCGACGACGTGGCGTACCAGAACGCGCTGTCGCCGCGCACGCTGACCGCCGGGTACGCGGTGATCGACCACCGTACGGTCGCGCCGGTGCCGGGGATGTTCAGTCCGAACGGGCATCCGGCCGGCTGCGCCAGGGTGCTGGTCGCGCACTCGTCGAGCGTGGCCCTGACCTGAGCCTGGATGCTCTCCCGCGCACCGGCGGCGAGCTCCGGCACGTCGAATCGGGCCGCTGCCAGGTAGACCGCCCGCCCGGTGGCCGCGACGCCGGCGCGCCGCGGGACCGTGGTCACCCTGCTCCCGGCCAGCAGCGTGTTGCCGGCCGCGACCACCTCGTACGCCCCGGGGAAGACGTAGGCCTCGCGGGTCCCGCCGAGCGCCACCCCGTTCACCGTCACCGCGCGGCCCCGCTCGCCGTCGACGCCGAGCAGGACCAGCGGGGACTCCAGCCGGTAGCCGGCCGCCGAGTCGACCACCGTCAGGTTCTGGCTGATCGTCCGGTCGGCGGCCCGGTAGGTGACCGGGACCTGCCAGCCCCGGCCGGTGAGCGGGAGGTCCGACGCGGTGGCGTCACCCACCTCGGCGTCCCGGGGCCGGTAGCGGTCCTCGGCCAGGGCGGCGCCGGTGAGCAGCGGGTACCTGGTGGTGTCCTGGAACGAGTCGGCGGCCGCCAGCAGGTTCAGCGCCGCGCCGGCGTCACCGTCGGCGAGGGCGTCGAAGTAGTCGGCGGCGACGTCCTCCGGGCCGTTCCGGGCCAGCCGGACCGCCCCGAGCGCCAGCCCGCCGGCCACCAGCAGCAGGACGGCCACCGCCGCGACGATCGGGACGGCCCGCCGTGGGCGTACCGGAAGAGGACCGGGACCGAGGGTGAGCGACGGACCCGGGAGATGCGCGGCGGGCGCCGCGGGCGCCGGGGCGGGGACGGCGACAACCGGCGCGGCGCAGTAGCCACACCACTGCTGGTCCACCGGCACGTCACCGCCGCAGCGGAAGCAGAGGACGCTCTCCATGTCCGCACTCCTCGGACAGTCACCGCAAGTCACCGGAACCGTACACGAACCACCGCGTATCGGATACCTGGTTGGAGAACGGTCAGCCGACCGGCTTCCTAGACTGGCCGGCATGCCGGAACGCGTGGTCGTGGTCGTCGCCTACGACGGGGCGGAACTGCTCGACATCGCCTGCGTCACGTCCGCCCTCGACATCGCCAACCGGATCGGCGCCGACCCGCCGTACCGGACGGTGCTGGCCACCCTCGGCCGCCGCCCGGTCGCCTGTGACTCCGGCCTGCGCCTGGACGCCGGCGCCGCGCTGGAGCGGATCAACGAGCCGCTCGACACGCTGCTGGTCACCGGCGGCAACGGACATGAGCGTGCCGCCGCCAGTCCACTGCTGGTCGGGCACGTACGCCGGCTGGCAGCGCTGTCCCGCCGGGTCGCCTCGGTCTGCACCGGCTCCACCGTGCTGGCCGAGGCCGGCCTGCTCGACGGCCGCCGCGCGACCACCCACTGGCGGTACGCCGCGACGCTGGCCGCCCGCTACCCGGACGTGCTGGTCGACGCCGAGCCGGTGTGGATCCGGGACGGGCGGGTGGCCACCTCGGGCGGGGTGACCAGCGCGCTCGACCTGACCCTCGCCTTCATCGAGGAGGACCACGGGCCGGCCGTCGCGCGCGGCGTGGCCCTGGGCACCGTCGCCTACCTGCAACGGCCGGGCGGGCAGGCGCAGATCAGCATGTTCCTGGCCCGGCGCGGCACCGACGACTACGTGGTCCGCCGCGCCACCGACCACATCGCCGGGCATCTCACCGACGACCTGAGCGGCGGCGCCCTGGCCCACCGGTTCGGCGTCAGTGAGCGGCACCTGGCCCGGCTCTTCCAGGCCTACGTGCAGCTCACCCCGGCCCAGTACGTGCGCCGGGCCCGCACCGAGGCGGCCGCGCACCTGCTCACCGCGACCGCGCTGCCGCTGTCGGCGGTGGCCAGGCGCTGCGGTTTCGGCTCCACGGAGTCGCTGCGGCAGGCCTTCGCCGACCGGTACGGCATGCCGCCGTCCCGCTATCGGTCGCAGAAATCCGGCACAGGTGCCCACGGATCCGGACCGCACCCGGCCTGATCGCGGTGCCCGGCGCGGGCGCCCAGCAGCATCGGTCCCATGCAGATCGCCATCGTGCTCTATCCCGGGATGACCGCCCTGGACGCCATCGGTCCCTACGAGATCCTGCGCTTTTTGCCGGACGCCGAGCTCCGCCTGGTCGGCACCGAGACCGGCCCGCTGATGACCGACAGCGGCGTGCTGGCCCTCGGCGTCACACACAGCTTCGCCGAGACGCCCCGCCCGGACCTGGTCCTGGTGCCCGGTTCCGGCCCGAACACCGCCACCGCGATGGCCGACAAGCAGCTCACCGACTGGCTGCGCCGGGTGCACGAGACCACCACCTGGACCACGTCGGTCTGCTCCGGGGCGCTGATCCTGGCCGCCGCCGGCCTGCTCGACGGCCGCCCGGCCACCACCCACTGGATCGCCCAGAGCGCCCTGCCGGCCTTCGGCGCCGAGCCGCGCCGCGACGACCGCATCGTCCGCTCCGGCAAGATCGTCACCGCTGCCGGTGTCTCGGCCGGCCTCGACCTCGCTCTCTGGCTCACCGGTGAGATCGCCGGCCGCGACCACGCCGAGCTGGTCCAGCTCTACATCGAGTACGACCCGCGGCCCCCGTTCGACGCCGGCCACCCGAGCAAGGCCCGCAAGGAGATCTTCGACCGCGCCAACCGCCTGGGCCGCCAGATCGCCCTGAGCCCCGGTGAGTTCAAGGCCGCCGCCACCGTGGCCTGGCGCCGCGTCCTGACCCGACGGTCCTGAGAAAGGGTCACACACCGGCCGCCGAAGACACCCACCTGAACCCCGATGCGATCGGGAGCCGAGACGTCCCCGGCAGTCCCGCACGGGGTTTCGGTGACCACCCGCGGACAATGAAGAGTGGGCTGATCGTCCTGGACGCGCAGCGGCCAGATCAGCCCACTCGGCCCGCGCGGGAGCATGCGATCCGCACCACAGCGGACGCGCGTACCTGAAGAATTTGATCTTGATCTTCTACCGCAGACACGCGGCGGCGGTCGTCGAAGCGCTATCCCCAGACGCGCAGGAACAGGTTGCCGAGGATGTCCAGGATGCGCAGGACCAGTGGGTAGCCGCCGGGGAAGAGGCTGAAGATCAGCAGCAGCAGGATGCCGATGTTCTTGTCCTCCAGCCACAGGCGCATCCACTGCATGCTGTGGCCGGGGTGCGGCAGCGCGTAATACAGGATGCCGAAACCGTCCAGCGGCGGGATCGGGATCAGCGCCAGCAGGCCGAAGGCGAGCAGGCCACCGCCCAGGGAGAGCATGATCTGCTCGGTCCAGGTGCTGCCGGCGCCGTGCAGGACCGCCGCGACGCTGAGGTCGTGGAAGGTGCTCGCGTCCGGAGTGGCGAGGGCGAAACCAGCCAGGACCAGCTCCCCGGCGAGGATGCAGGCGACCGGGCCGGCGGCGAAGACGGCGGCGGCCCGGCCCCGGCCGCGCCAGCGGGGCACGTCGTCGACGGTGAGCTGGCGGCCCCAGCCCATCCCGCCGAGGGCCGCGCCGACGGCGCCGAACGGGTCGATGTCGCGGCGCGGGCTGGGGGTCATCGTGTCACCGCGCTCGGCCAGGCCGACGGTACGCGCGGTGAACCGGATGGCGAATGCGCGCAGCATCAAGCCACAGAGAAACGAGACGACCAGTGCGGCGAACGCGACCGGTGTCCCGAGCGCGAAAAGCACGGGGCCTGGACCCTACCCTCGTTCTGCCTTGGCGGCGATGACCTCACGAGCGAGCTGACGATAGTTGCGGGCGCCCGAGGACGCCGGATCCAGACTAGTGATCGGAGCGCCGGCCACGGTCGACTCCGGGAACTTCACCGTCTTGGTGATCACCGTCTGGTACACCTTGTCGCCGAACGCCTCGACCACCCGCTGCAGCACCTGCCGGCAGTGCGTGGTGCGGGAGTCGTACATGGTGGCGAGGATGCCCTCGAGCTCCAGGTCGAAGTTGAGCCGCTCGCGGACCTTGTCGATCGTGTCGAGCAGCAGGGCGACACCGCGCAGCGAGAAGAACTCGCACTCCAGCGGGATGAGCACGCCGTGCGCGATGGTCAGCGCGTTGATCGCCAGCAGGCCCAGGGAGGGCTGGCAGTCGATCAGGATGAAGTCGTACTCCTTGCGGACCGAGCGCAGCGCCCGGGCCAGGGCCATCTCCCGGGCCACCTCGTTGACCAGCTGGATCTCGGCCGCGGAGAGGTCGATGTTGGCCGGGAGCAGGTGCAGCCCGGCGACATCGGTCTTGATGATGACGTCCTCGGTGGTGACGTCGTCCTGCATGAGCAGGTTGTAGATGCTCAGGTCGAGGTTGTGCGGGTTGACGCCGAGACCGACCGAGCAGGCGCCCTGCGGGTCGAAGTCGACGAGCAGCACCTTGCGGCCGTACTCCGCGAGCGCGGCACCCAGGTTGATGGTGGTCGTCGTCTTTCCGACGCCACCCTTCTGGTTCGCCAGCGCGATGATCCGGGCCGGACCGTGCCGATCGGTGGGCATCGGCTCCGGGATCGGCCGGCGCATCGTGTACGCCGTGGGGTCGGCAGGACCGAGGTCGGCACCCAGATCCAGGGAATTCTGCTGATCGCGGAGCGCGGTGGTCCAGGCCTCCGCACGGTCGCCGCTCCCTGACATCGCCCTCGCCCCCTCCCGACTCGATGCCCGACTGTACGCCACGCGAGCCGCCCCATCGGGGTCAGCCGTTCGGCGTGTCGCACCTATGGGTGCGTAGCTTCTAACGAGCGCGAGGGTGAGAGGTCGCGTAGACCTCCCGCAAGCGTTCGACGGTCACCAGGGTATACACCTGCGTCGTGGTGACCGAGGCGTGTCCCAGCAGTTCCTGAACGACGCGCACATCGGCGCCGCCGTCGAGCAGATGTGTGGCGTAGGAATGGCGCAGGGTGTGCGGGCTCACCGCGTACGGGCCGTCGACCGGGAGGCCGGCCGCGGTGGCGCAGCGGTGCAGCACGGTCCAGGCGCTCTGCCGGGAGAGCCGGCCGCCGCGGGCGTTCAGGAAGACCGCCGGGGTGCCCCGACCGGCGTCGGCCAGCGTGGGGCGGGCCCGGACGAGATAGGCCTGCAGCGCGTTCTTGGCGTAGCCGCCGACCGGGACGAGCCGGGTGCGCCCGCCCTTGCCGCGCAGGACCGCCGCGTTGTCGTTGGTCAGATCGAGGTCGTCGATGTCCGCGCCGACCGCCTCGGAGATCCGCGCCCCGGTGCCGTAGAGGAACTCCAGCAGGGCCCGGTCGCGCAGCCCCAGCGGGGTG
This window of the Actinoplanes oblitus genome carries:
- a CDS encoding GlxA family transcriptional regulator, which gives rise to MPERVVVVVAYDGAELLDIACVTSALDIANRIGADPPYRTVLATLGRRPVACDSGLRLDAGAALERINEPLDTLLVTGGNGHERAAASPLLVGHVRRLAALSRRVASVCTGSTVLAEAGLLDGRRATTHWRYAATLAARYPDVLVDAEPVWIRDGRVATSGGVTSALDLTLAFIEEDHGPAVARGVALGTVAYLQRPGGQAQISMFLARRGTDDYVVRRATDHIAGHLTDDLSGGALAHRFGVSERHLARLFQAYVQLTPAQYVRRARTEAAAHLLTATALPLSAVARRCGFGSTESLRQAFADRYGMPPSRYRSQKSGTGAHGSGPHPA
- a CDS encoding DJ-1/PfpI family protein; this encodes MQIAIVLYPGMTALDAIGPYEILRFLPDAELRLVGTETGPLMTDSGVLALGVTHSFAETPRPDLVLVPGSGPNTATAMADKQLTDWLRRVHETTTWTTSVCSGALILAAAGLLDGRPATTHWIAQSALPAFGAEPRRDDRIVRSGKIVTAAGVSAGLDLALWLTGEIAGRDHAELVQLYIEYDPRPPFDAGHPSKARKEIFDRANRLGRQIALSPGEFKAAATVAWRRVLTRRS
- a CDS encoding zinc metalloprotease — translated: MLRAFAIRFTARTVGLAERGDTMTPSPRRDIDPFGAVGAALGGMGWGRQLTVDDVPRWRGRGRAAAVFAAGPVACILAGELVLAGFALATPDASTFHDLSVAAVLHGAGSTWTEQIMLSLGGGLLAFGLLALIPIPPLDGFGILYYALPHPGHSMQWMRLWLEDKNIGILLLLIFSLFPGGYPLVLRILDILGNLFLRVWG
- a CDS encoding ParA family protein; translated protein: MSGSGDRAEAWTTALRDQQNSLDLGADLGPADPTAYTMRRPIPEPMPTDRHGPARIIALANQKGGVGKTTTTINLGAALAEYGRKVLLVDFDPQGACSVGLGVNPHNLDLSIYNLLMQDDVTTEDVIIKTDVAGLHLLPANIDLSAAEIQLVNEVAREMALARALRSVRKEYDFILIDCQPSLGLLAINALTIAHGVLIPLECEFFSLRGVALLLDTIDKVRERLNFDLELEGILATMYDSRTTHCRQVLQRVVEAFGDKVYQTVITKTVKFPESTVAGAPITSLDPASSGARNYRQLAREVIAAKAERG
- a CDS encoding adhesin, with the translated sequence MSMPALGPGNGDVAYRMQGLRHTPVEIALDESVPAGTLLRLWLLAAVPAFVVWAVFSFLALLVFAASEPSVFDSGTPGDGLFSAGSMLAFLLFWTVLLAARVDEPIAEWKTLLEDRWQGADSAYAAIYGTLRRRGIPVAANAVRVRSDLLAPEVLNNRLEITDRAYRVNVTVFPYGSSLYLGWTTWRGGRGATLLGHFLKDLAGGMFGRCVPIGRMLRTERARALREAVHAAVREGAEAAAQGAVVPLAPAFGAEVPVCDLRTRATPPAYGPPSAYGPPQSGPMPSGYAPGTYPPDAFAPPATSPTPPPTAPASGTPAFSGSPGPGVPASVAPPAGSPESGTPDVSGSPTSGTPAFSAVSIGSPVSGVPASGSPDPDGPASGEVHTGSAAEQASPADKRGDSTPPV
- the xerD gene encoding site-specific tyrosine recombinase XerD, with the protein product MTPDRAIAAYLDHLGVERGLSRNTLASYRRDLHRYAEQLTAAGIEDLDQVRPADVTRHLATLREGGLASSSAARAISAVRGLHRFAVRERLVGHDVAAGVHPPAPPKRLPKALDVDQVNRLLAVPAADTPLGLRDRALLEFLYGTGARISEAVGADIDDLDLTNDNAAVLRGKGGRTRLVPVGGYAKNALQAYLVRARPTLADAGRGTPAVFLNARGGRLSRQSAWTVLHRCATAAGLPVDGPYAVSPHTLRHSYATHLLDGGADVRVVQELLGHASVTTTQVYTLVTVERLREVYATSHPRAR